The DNA segment TACGAACCCCAGGTGGCGGCCACCTTTTACGCCGATGCCTATTCGGCCTGGATTTTTGCCTGGCTTGCATCTCGGGGCGAGAAACAGTACCGGGAGCCGGCGGCCATGGCCCTGGATTTTGTCCAGCGCATTTATCCGGTCTATACGCCGATGATCATGGACGGACTCAACCACAGCGATTTTAAGAATCCGGCCTTTATCGAGGCAGTGGAAGAACTGGCGGTGGATTGGGCCCAGCCGGAGCAGCTGGAGCGCTGGCGAAAGCTTTTCCCAGGGATGGTTAATGATGACGCCTACTCCCCCACCAATGTCCACGCCCTGCGCTATCACTGGAGGGCAGTCCGCCAGTATTACACAGGACTGACCGGAGCCGAACCCCAGCAATATCTGAAACGAGTCTTTGCCGACGCAACTGACGACGGTTTGATTCACGACAATAATACATCGGAGCTTTCCTTTGGCGGCCACACCGACGCCCACGATTTGACCTATCATTTGTATACCTTGGCCTGTCTTGTTCGGGGCTATCAATATCTGCCCCTGCCGGAAGTGCTGGCAACCATTGAACGGGGCGCAAACTTCAGTTTGTCCCTGACAACTTCCGGCGGCGAGGTATCGTATCTCGGCCGTGGCGCCAACAATGTCTATCATCTGGCCTCGGCATTTTACACCTTTGCGTTTATGGCCAAACAGCAGGTAGAGCAGGCGGGACGTTTCCGGCGTGCAGCGACGTTAATCCTCAACTATATACGTGGCTTTCAACAGGAGAGCGGAGAGATTGCCACTGCTCTCAACCGCTACCCCGAGGAGCGGATGGGCTGGAATCACTGTCATACTCCCTACAACGGGCTTACCGCCTATTTGTTGGCACAGGCTTTGCCTCTGTTGACTGAGGAAGGTGAGCAAAGTCTGGTGCTAGAGGGTAAGGCGAAGCTCCTTTACCCCGAGGCGCGATACGCTGCCGTCAGCACGAAAGATTACTATGCGGTATTCTTTGGCGGCAATGCTCTGTCTTACCCCTGGTCGGGTTGTCATAAGACAGGGGTGGCTGGACTTGCTCATCTTGGTGTCCAGGGACGTCCGGGCCAGCTGCCGATACTTGAGCAGTCGCTGCGGGAAGGCGAGTGGTCCACCGGTGACCTACCGGATGTTGTCAGCGCTGATGGCGATACAGCCGTGCCGGCAGGTCTGGGCAGCTTGCAGGAGGAAGCTGACGGCTTCTCCCTGGAACTGGAATACGGCGGCTTTCAGGCGCGGCAAGTTTACCGTCCAGAGGCCAATGGGCTGCTGCTTGAGACAACACTAGTCTGTTTGAATCCTGGGCATTATCAATTGGCTGGACTGCCAACCATTTCGGTTTTGGTTGATTCGGGCTGGCGGCACGAGGTTTCCGACAAGTTGGTTACGTGCTCTGGGCCCAACGGCAATTTGCGTTTAGAGGTGCTGGACGTTTCTGAGCCCGGGGAATGGCAAACCTTTGAAGAATCATCTACAGCCCGGGGGCTGCATTCCAAACTGGCCCGGGTTGTGGACCGGGAGTTTAGCGTCGGAGACACACTCACCTGTCGCGTCAGGATTACGGTGGGAATTTAACTGGCCCTTGCAGGCGCAGGGCAAACATCTGAAATTAAGGGAGAGGATTTGTTTGGCCGAGATGCAAAATAAGCATAGGCTGCCTCTGCTCACCAAACTGATTTACGGTTCGGGAGATATGTTTGGCGGCGGTTCCCTGATGTTAATAGGCTTCTTTTATCTGTTCTTCATGACTGAGGTTGCAGGGTTGAATCCGGGTCTTGCGGGTATGGTTCTGCTTCTGGGCAAGGGCTGGGATGCTGTCAGCGACCCGTTGATGGGTTGGCTCAGTGACCGCACCCGCAGCCGCTTTGGTCGGCGCCGGATTTACTTTCTGGCCGGGATTGCACCGATTTTTATCTGTTTTACACTGCTCTGGATGGTGCCGCCCTTTAGTTCCCAGATTGGCACTTTCCTGTTCTTTTTAACTGCGAATGTATTGTTTAACACTACCCTTACCATGGTAATGATTCCGTACAATGCTTTGGTTCCCGAGCTTACTCCCGATTATGACGAGCGTAGTTCGCTCACCGGTTTCCGACTGGCATTTTCCAATATCGCTTCATTGCTTTCGGCAGCGGTGCCAATGCTGATCGTCGATGCCTTCGCTAGTCCTGCCAATGGTTACCTGGTAATGGCGATGACTTTTGGCCTGCTTTTTGCCCTGCCATTCTTGGGCGTGTTCTTGGTAAGTTTTGAGACCACAAAAGAGGTTTCCAAAAGCCGGTTTAATCTGCTGGGGGATGTCACCCAGGCTCTGTCCAATCGTTCTTTCCGGCGTTTGGTCGGCGTTTACCTGCCCACTTTTCTGGGCGTTGATGTTATCTCTGCGGTTATGGTCTACTACTTAACCTATGTTCTGGGGCGGGGCGAGGGCATGCAGGTGTCTATGGTTCTTGGTCTCTTGCTCTTGTGTCAGACCCTGGCGTTGCCCGTGTATGTAAAGATAGCCCGCACACGGGGCAAGCATGTCTCATACACAACAGGCGCGCTGATTTGGATGATACTACTGCCGGTGCTCTGGTTCTTTACGCCGGAGACTCCATTCGCCGTGGTCTTGGTATTGGCAGCCATGGTGGGGATGGGGACGGCCGGTGCGGGCTTCAGCCCGTGGGCGATGTTCCCGGATGTAATTGATGTGGATGAGTTGGTTACTGGCAAGCGGCGGCAGGGTATTTATTCTGGGGTCATGACTTTCATGCGTAAAATCTCTTCGGCCCTGGCTCTGGCTGTTGTTGGCTGGATGATTGACTGGTCTGGTTACATCGCCAATGATGACACAATTGCCCAACCGGATGGTTTTCTGACCATGGTCCGGTTTTTGGTGGCGGTATTCCCCATCTTCTTGGTGTTGACCGGTCTTTGGTTCTGTCGCCGTTATCCCTTGAATCAACAGCGACACGATAAGTTGCGCAACATCCTGGCAACCCGGCCCGCAGGCACCGCCGACCTCAGCGGCGAAGCCGGTGAGCTGGCCGACTTGCTTTATGGGCCGCTACCTGACGATATTAATAACGAGGTGAGTTAAGTGTCTGTTCTTTTAGGCGTTGTAACCGATGAAGTCTCCCAGGATCCTGTGTACGCGCTGGATTGGGCCCGGAAACATCGCTTAGATTATGTCGATATCCGCGATGTCTGGGAGCTGAATATCGCTGAGCTTAGTGAGCAGCAACTGGCTACATTGGAAAAGCTATTGGTTGATTCGGATTTTAAGGTGAAGACGATTTGCCCCCAGCTGTTTCGGGCGGAACTTGATCCAGAGGCGGTGACCCGGGTCACTGCCAATCCGGATTTAGTTGCCACAGACCCCAGCGAGTATGCCGAGCATTTACGGCTGCTGCTCCATAGTCTGGAATTGGCCGAGCGGCTGGACGCTCCCTATGTGCGCTGCTTCGGGTTCTGGCGGGAAGAAGAGCCTGAGGATGTCTGGGATACACTGGTGAGCGCGTTCCGGTTTGCGGCAGATTTAGCCACCAAGCGGGACAAGATCTTGCTTTTGGAGAACGAGGCAATGACCTATGCCATTTCCGGCAGTGAGGCTGCACAGGTGATAAACGCTGTTGACAGTCCATCCTTTGCTGCAATTTGGGATCCGGCTAATGGATTTTTCCATCCGGAAACTCCTTTCCCTGATGGTTATATCGCCCTCGGTGATCTAATCAAAGTTGTGCACGCCAAGGACGCCGGTGCCCAGGGGTTCACTGTCATTGGCCAGGGGGAGTTGGATTGGGAGGGGCAAATTAAGGCCTTGAAACAGTTTGATTCAGTTTGTGTCTCGGTGGAACCACGTACCGCTCCTGACGACGGCACGCTGGAGCAAGCTTCCGGAGCGATTCTAGACTGGCTGCGGGCTCGGATTTAATGTATAGGAATGACGCCTCGGCAATGGGCCGGGGTGTCATTTATTTGTAAATTTTGTGTATGTGTGTCGGGAGATTCAGAGAGAAAAATGGAGCCACGCAGAGTAATTCTAGGATAATATTCCGACAGCCCGGTTATTAAGGTGATTCTACTTCAAAACAAACCTGTATCTAGGGCGAGTTGTTTCCAATTTTCCTGTTTCAGGAGTATACTGTAAGTGAAACGGATTTCTTTCACAAGCGATGCGGCTTTGATGTGTTGTATTATCCTTTTAAAGTCAGGGGCTGCTGTATTAATACAGCTCTAGCTGCCAAGGAGGTGCTGTGAAATGCTAAAGTGGAACCCGCTGATTAAATTCGTTGTTTTACTGTTATTTTGGCTTGTTATTTCCGGGGAGTTGGACTGGCAGCATGTTGTAGCCGGTTGCGGCGCCGCCCTTTTAGTCATGCTTTTTTGGCGGCGCAAAGGGGAGAATGAGGAACTGTTTGGGATTAATGCGGTGTTTTATGCGCTGGCCCTCGCCCTGGTGATGCTGGTGGATATTTGCCGGGCTGCGTGGCATGTGGCAATTATCATTCTCACTCGTCGACCGATACAGCCGCAGTTTGTGCATTTGGATACACCGCTGCGTTCCCGCTTGGCCCGGGTTTTACTGGCCAATTGTATCACCCTTACCCCCGGCAC comes from the Bacillota bacterium genome and includes:
- a CDS encoding MFS transporter; its protein translation is MAEMQNKHRLPLLTKLIYGSGDMFGGGSLMLIGFFYLFFMTEVAGLNPGLAGMVLLLGKGWDAVSDPLMGWLSDRTRSRFGRRRIYFLAGIAPIFICFTLLWMVPPFSSQIGTFLFFLTANVLFNTTLTMVMIPYNALVPELTPDYDERSSLTGFRLAFSNIASLLSAAVPMLIVDAFASPANGYLVMAMTFGLLFALPFLGVFLVSFETTKEVSKSRFNLLGDVTQALSNRSFRRLVGVYLPTFLGVDVISAVMVYYLTYVLGRGEGMQVSMVLGLLLLCQTLALPVYVKIARTRGKHVSYTTGALIWMILLPVLWFFTPETPFAVVLVLAAMVGMGTAGAGFSPWAMFPDVIDVDELVTGKRRQGIYSGVMTFMRKISSALALAVVGWMIDWSGYIANDDTIAQPDGFLTMVRFLVAVFPIFLVLTGLWFCRRYPLNQQRHDKLRNILATRPAGTADLSGEAGELADLLYGPLPDDINNEVS
- a CDS encoding sugar phosphate isomerase/epimerase encodes the protein MSVLLGVVTDEVSQDPVYALDWARKHRLDYVDIRDVWELNIAELSEQQLATLEKLLVDSDFKVKTICPQLFRAELDPEAVTRVTANPDLVATDPSEYAEHLRLLLHSLELAERLDAPYVRCFGFWREEEPEDVWDTLVSAFRFAADLATKRDKILLLENEAMTYAISGSEAAQVINAVDSPSFAAIWDPANGFFHPETPFPDGYIALGDLIKVVHAKDAGAQGFTVIGQGELDWEGQIKALKQFDSVCVSVEPRTAPDDGTLEQASGAILDWLRARI